A genome region from Bacteroidota bacterium includes the following:
- a CDS encoding LysE family transporter has protein sequence MFHSLSIFLFTAAISFAGSIQLGPVNLAVMQAVLEGRKKAALLIGTGVCIPEFIYSSFALFASAWLLERETLLRILEWGVVPVLLAMGIFNFIKKKDRVGDDETANQKATDFLKGMTLSFLNPQLLPFWLMILVMLNGYDFFRIINTADKICFIAGTGCGEFILISFVVWITHRFRHFFLNKFKKWSLDKIFGTLFILLALVQTIKLLILKRK, from the coding sequence TTGTTCCATTCGCTCTCTATTTTTCTTTTCACCGCTGCAATAAGTTTCGCAGGATCAATTCAACTTGGCCCGGTAAATCTTGCCGTGATGCAGGCCGTGCTCGAAGGAAGAAAAAAAGCAGCGTTGCTCATCGGCACGGGAGTGTGTATTCCCGAATTTATTTATTCTTCATTCGCACTTTTTGCATCGGCGTGGCTGCTCGAACGCGAAACGCTCCTGAGAATTCTCGAATGGGGAGTGGTTCCTGTTTTACTCGCTATGGGAATTTTCAATTTCATCAAGAAAAAAGACAGGGTTGGTGATGATGAAACAGCGAACCAGAAAGCAACAGATTTTCTGAAAGGAATGACATTGTCATTTCTCAATCCGCAATTGCTTCCCTTCTGGCTGATGATACTCGTAATGCTGAACGGATATGATTTTTTCAGGATCATCAATACAGCAGATAAGATTTGTTTCATTGCCGGAACAGGTTGCGGAGAATTCATTCTCATTTCTTTTGTCGTTTGGATCACGCACAGGTTCCGCCACTTCTTCCTGAATAAATTTAAAAAATGGAGTCTCGATAAAATATTCGGAACACTTTTCATTCTGCTTGCTCTTGTTCAAACGATCAAATTGTTAATTCTCAAACGCAAATGA